The following are encoded together in the Deinococcus sp. KNUC1210 genome:
- a CDS encoding DUF305 domain-containing protein — MKPAVRWVAVLLLGGAALAGNTPGFQSLMDEAMARMHSGMAAAPMTGNADQDFLAMMVPHHQGAVDAAKAELLYGKNPQVKRLAQEILTEQALEIEYMRRLQN; from the coding sequence ATGAAGCCCGCCGTGCGCTGGGTGGCCGTCCTGCTGCTCGGAGGGGCGGCCTTGGCCGGAAACACTCCTGGCTTCCAGAGTCTGATGGACGAGGCGATGGCTCGGATGCACAGCGGAATGGCGGCGGCTCCGATGACCGGGAACGCCGACCAGGACTTCCTGGCCATGATGGTCCCGCACCACCAGGGCGCGGTGGACGCGGCGAAGGCCGAACTGCTTTACGGCAAAAACCCGCAGGTGAAACGGCTGGCGCAGGAGATCCTGACCGAGCAGGCGCTGGAAATCGAGTACATGCGCCGTCTTCAGAATTAA
- a CDS encoding plastocyanin/azurin family copper-binding protein: MSRFLRLSSVLASALLLSSAGAVATPTMSFPFKLQGTPISSASGQLTVRTLSPTSSVSVLTLRGLTPSTPYVAHYHALGAASSDPCASSGPITLGFPPFKTNAQGQATVLLRADPARISGTLGAYVNVHTAVNLAVVPLCASVLKTERAQTAQSTTTAASTALQQTVKIGDNLFMPAALTVVAGTTVTWIHTGKVTHNVLSVDLPGIRSADLHPGERYSYTFKTPGIFTYYCSYHEGMSATITVTNR; encoded by the coding sequence ATGTCACGTTTTTTACGTTTGAGTTCAGTGCTGGCTTCGGCGCTCCTGTTGAGCAGTGCGGGCGCGGTGGCCACGCCCACCATGAGCTTCCCCTTCAAACTTCAGGGAACGCCTATCAGCAGCGCTTCCGGCCAGTTGACCGTGCGCACCCTGAGTCCCACGAGTTCTGTGTCGGTGCTGACCCTGCGAGGCCTGACGCCCAGCACCCCGTACGTGGCCCACTACCACGCCTTGGGCGCGGCCAGCAGCGATCCCTGCGCCTCCAGTGGCCCCATCACGCTCGGCTTCCCGCCCTTCAAGACCAACGCTCAGGGTCAGGCCACGGTGCTGCTGCGGGCCGATCCAGCCAGGATCAGTGGCACGCTCGGGGCTTACGTTAACGTCCATACTGCCGTGAATCTCGCAGTGGTTCCGCTGTGTGCCTCGGTGCTGAAGACTGAGAGGGCCCAAACGGCCCAGAGCACGACCACTGCAGCGTCCACCGCGCTCCAGCAGACCGTCAAGATCGGCGACAACCTCTTCATGCCTGCTGCGCTGACAGTGGTCGCTGGAACCACCGTCACCTGGATCCATACCGGCAAGGTCACGCACAACGTGCTGTCGGTCGATCTGCCGGGGATTCGCTCCGCCGACCTCCATCCCGGCGAGCGTTACAGTTACACCTTCAAGACCCCTGGAATCTTTACGTATTACTGCTCCTACCATGAGGGCATGAGCGCCACAATCACCGTGACCAACCGCTGA
- a CDS encoding response regulator transcription factor has product MMTERAVGAAQIRVMIVDDHALFRQGVGRLLEAAGIRVIAGARDGREGIRFAASLRPDVTLIDLDMPSLSGVQTIQATQQVRPVSRIIALASSADPLESFRAREAGAKGCLTKTARGDELVSLIRQVHAGEPVLDDTRPTRVAAPDTAVPLSIRECELLRLVAEGLGNHEIAQRLSVSEKTIRNRMSQTFATLKVHNRTQAAVYALRTGIAALR; this is encoded by the coding sequence ATGATGACGGAACGAGCAGTGGGAGCGGCCCAGATCCGGGTGATGATCGTCGATGACCACGCCCTGTTCCGCCAGGGGGTCGGGCGCCTCCTCGAAGCCGCTGGGATAAGGGTGATCGCCGGGGCCAGAGATGGCCGGGAAGGGATCCGGTTCGCGGCCAGTCTGCGCCCGGACGTGACGCTGATCGACCTGGACATGCCCAGTCTGAGCGGCGTGCAGACCATCCAGGCCACCCAGCAGGTTCGGCCTGTGAGCCGGATCATTGCCCTGGCATCGTCCGCCGATCCGCTCGAGTCGTTCAGGGCGAGGGAGGCGGGCGCGAAGGGGTGCCTCACCAAGACAGCCAGAGGGGACGAGCTGGTGAGTCTGATCCGGCAGGTTCACGCGGGCGAACCGGTGCTGGACGACACACGGCCCACGAGGGTGGCTGCTCCAGACACTGCCGTTCCACTGAGCATCCGGGAGTGTGAGTTGCTCCGGCTGGTGGCCGAGGGCCTGGGGAACCACGAGATTGCCCAGCGCCTGAGCGTGTCCGAGAAGACCATCCGCAACCGCATGTCGCAGACGTTCGCCACCCTCAAAGTACACAACCGCACGCAGGCCGCCGTGTACGCCCTCAGAACGGGCATCGCCGCGCTGCGCTGA
- a CDS encoding CHRD domain-containing protein, with product MMGHKIVLSIAGPLLLGSCALFGLPTTYLFKHNPNQADPSAVGNAVASQSSGMVTTVLSVSGLTPGRAYIAHYHAFGPDSSTNPCASNGPVTVGFPNFTADASGNASVTVKTEQTKIEGDKGAYINVHYASDPSVVPICAPVKLVKG from the coding sequence ATGATGGGACATAAGATCGTACTCAGTATCGCTGGCCCCCTGCTACTCGGCTCCTGCGCGCTGTTCGGCTTGCCCACCACCTACCTGTTCAAGCACAACCCGAATCAGGCCGACCCGTCTGCGGTGGGCAACGCGGTGGCCTCACAGTCGAGCGGCATGGTCACCACCGTGCTGAGCGTCTCGGGCCTGACCCCCGGCAGAGCGTACATCGCGCATTACCACGCTTTCGGGCCGGACTCCAGCACCAACCCCTGCGCCTCAAACGGGCCCGTCACGGTGGGCTTTCCCAACTTCACGGCGGACGCCAGTGGCAACGCCAGCGTGACGGTGAAGACCGAGCAGACCAAGATCGAGGGCGACAAGGGCGCGTACATCAACGTGCATTACGCCAGCGACCCGTCGGTGGTGCCGATCTGCGCGCCTGTCAAACTCGTCAAGGGCTGA